One Gossypium raimondii isolate GPD5lz chromosome 3, ASM2569854v1, whole genome shotgun sequence genomic window carries:
- the LOC105795237 gene encoding filament-like plant protein 7 — protein MDHKSWLWKKKTSEKTIVATDKVDVSVKRINEEERMEGGRDRIVKNLNENLASVLLDNHAKDDLMTKNVKMAPVLNAGQDMAEADAFALKKELHEALRQGKLANEKLTQSEVALKECMQQLNFVRDEQEQRIRDAVAKTSTEFEKEQKALQDKLTDTNRRLEELTIENSRLAKALLVKEKMIEDQEKQKSQSEAEFSALMAKLDLTEKENAFLKYEFHVLEKELEIRNEEMEYTRRSEDLAHKQHLQDVKNIAKLEAECQKLRLLLQKRLPGLAAVVKMKNEVEMLGKDKSETRRRKLNPTRDLIVRGSTADISPENPIKSINLLLEQLHNVEEENKNLKEIMTKKNAQIQSLGLICSQTSSRPTTEIGIQPKELFKGQKSMELVRSSTISSELSITSGFDIGSFDGTSSSCSWANALFPESARLDKRLKNPMDHKVFTVPEMRLMDDFVEMEKLALSDGKELVPFEQGHGTFSNTKQMQSKDVAGERSFDWLQVVLQAISKHKCISNRSSIEILEDIKIALGCSSLLNAPDVDKTACSMHPIEADGPHISGYIAWKSPNASPSTGSLSGASSVETSAEKTKKPLFQPDLNKSIGKIIELIEGIGLTSSDSSDSCLEKNQTPKQSPAHADYFVRVFQWKSSELSTVLQHFIRACNNMLNKRADLETFAEELSFTLDWIVNYCVTPKEASSARDKIKRHFGWNDSQSEKEVAYASHGVESDVTHISKEQTSLVDSFASLPDQSHSVIPPLEEENKRLKDDLKDMKTRLESETDKSEALMLQLQELKESIGSLQAELNMLKESKEMIEEQVENQKSINEDLDTQLTVAKAKLNEIFHKLSSLEVELEYKNSCCEELEATCLELQLQLEK, from the exons ATGGACCACAAATCATGGCTTTGGAAGAAAAAAACTTCGGAAAAGACTATTGTTGCTACGGATAAGGTCGATGTTTCTGTGAAACGAATTAATGAAGAG GAACGAATGGAGGGGGGACGAGATAGAATAGTAAAGAATCTAAATGAGAACCTTGCTTCGGTTCTCCTTGATAATCATGCTAAGGACGATTTGATGacaaaaaatgtgaaaatggcACCGGTACTGAATGCAG GTCAGGACATGGCTGAAGCAGATGCATTCGCTCTGAAGAAAGAGCTACATGAAGCTTTGAGGCAAGGGAAATTGGCAAATGAAAAGTTGACTCAGTCGGAGGTTGCGTTGAAGGAATGTATGCAACAGCTAAATTTTGTTCGAGACGAGCAGGAGCAAAGGATCCGTGATGCTGTTGCAAAGACATCAACTGAGTTCGAGAAAGAACAGAAAGCATTACAAGACAAGTTGACAGACACAAACAGAAGGCTTGAAGAGTTGACTATCGAGAATTCTCGGCTAGCTAAAGCCTTGCTAGTCAAAGAAAAAATGATCGAAGATCAGGAGAAGCAGAAATCTCAATCAGAAGCAGAATTCAGTGCACTAATGGCTAAATTAGATCTCACTGAGAAAGAGAATGCATTTCTCAAATACGAGTTTCATGTTCTCGAGAAGGAGCTTGAGATCAGAAACGAAGAGATGGAATATACCCGTCGATCAGAAGATTTAGCACATAAACAACATTTGCAGGATGTAAAGAACATTGCTAAGTTGGAAGCCGAATGCCAAAAGTTACGTTTACTTCTACAAAAGAGGCTGCCAGGTCTGGCTGCCGTGGTGAAAATGAAGAATGAAGTCGAAATGCTGGGAAAGGACAAGTCAGAGACAAGAAGAAGAAAGCTGAACCCAACTAGAGATTTGATCGTCAGAGGCTCCACTGCTGACATATCTCCTGAAAATCCAATCAAGAGTATCAATCTCTTGTTGGAGCAATTACACAATGtggaagaagaaaacaagaatCTCAAAGAAATAATGACCAAGAAGAATGCTCAAATCCAATCATTGGGTTTAATATGTTCTCAAACATCATCCAGGCCAACAACAGAAATTGGGATTCAGCCTAAAGAGTTGTTTAAAGGACAAAAGTCCATGGAGCTGGTAAGGAGTAGTACGATATCAAGTGAACTATCCATAACATCAGGTTTTGATATTGGCAGCTTTGATGGAACTAGCTCTTCTTGTTCATGGGCTAATGCATTGTTTCCAGAATCTGCACGCTTGGACAAAAGACTTAAGAATCCAATGGATCACAAGGTCTTTACAGTTCCAGAAATGAGATTAATGGACGATTTTGTAGAGATGGAAAAATTAGCCTTATCGGATGGTAAGGAATTGGTGCCATTTGAGCAAGGTCATGGTACCTTCAGCAATACAAAGCAGATGCAGTCAAAAGATGTAGCAGGTGAAAGATCATTTGATTGGCTTCAGGTTGTTTTGCAAGCTATCTCCAAGCACAAATGTATTTCCAACCGAAGTTCAATTGAAATTCTTGAGGACATCAAAATTGCTTTGGGTTGTAGCAGTCTTTTAAATGCTCCTGATGTTGATAAAACTGCATGTTCAATGCATCCCATAGAAGCTGATGGTCCCCATATCAGCGGCTACATAGCCTGGAAATCCCCGAACGCTTCTCCTAGTACAGGTTCACTAAGCGGAGCTTCTAGTGTTGAGACCTCAGccgaaaaaacaaaaaagccaCTGTTTCAGCCTGATCTGAACAAGTCAATCGGTAAAATCATTGAACTGATTGAAGGAATTGGACTAACATCTTCCGATTCTTCTGACAGTTGTCTAGAGAAAAATCAAACCCCCAAACAATCACCAGCTCATGCAGACTACTTTGTTCGTGTTTTTCAATGGAAAAGTTCAGAATTAAGCACCGTTCTACAACATTTTATTCGTGCATGTAACAATATGTTGAATAAAAGGGCTGATCTTGAAACTTTTGCTGAAGAACTCTCATTTACTTTGGACTGGATTGTGAACTATTGCGTTACTCCTAAGGAAGCTTCGAGTGCGAGGGATAAGATCAAAAGACATTTTGGTTGGAATGATTCACAAAGTGAAAAAGAAGTTGCTTATGCAAGCCATGGTGTGGAATCAGATGTGACCCACATTTCTAAAGAACAAACATCACTTGTAGACTCCTTTGCTTCTTTGCCTGATCAGAGTCACAGTGTTATCCCCCCACTGGAGGAAGAAAACAAGAGATTAAAAGATGATCTGAAGGATATGAAAACGAGGCTGGAGTCAGAAACAGACAAGAGTGAGGCCCTGATGTTACAACTTCAAGAATTAAAGGAAAGCATCGGAAGCTTACAAGCAGAACTTAATATGTTGAAAGAATCAAAGGAAATGATAGAGGAACAGGTTGAAAATCAGAAATCAATTAATGAAGATCTCGATACACAGCTCACTGTTGCCAAAGCTAAACTAAACGAGATCTTCCACAAGTTATCATCTTTGGAAGTTGAGTTGGAGTACAAAAATAGCTGTTGTGAAGAGCTAGAAGCTACTTGTCTTGAGCTTCAACTCCAGTTAGAGAAG
- the LOC105795238 gene encoding wax ester synthase/diacylglycerol acyltransferase 11 has translation MSFQVSRQEKLVIMHQLGAGYHSVHVKNATSMLKESFVCSTNNRYKANGEKVQFPVSVILNNSNTPFFYTVMTSRGTFSDEPLSPAGRLFIDPKTDVVIHCIAISKNPIDLDVAKTALKSSVLVQHPRFCSLLVRDENGFEHWRRTELDIDRHFIVINNRLNKPGKFVGEHETQGFDDDEGDGDGDGEVAVNQYVADLSVSSPLSMDKPLWELHLLKAHKCVVFRIHHALGDGFSLMSMLMAGSGKVDVPAVVPAAVPPIKTEGIKSGKRRDWFWLLSLLWGVFKMVRYTLVFVLEFVVRSLFVCDMKTVISGGNGVELWPRKLATAKFLLEDMKEVKRAIPNTTINDVMLAMVSSGLSRYLEHRTPNALHEGLRLTGVAMVNVRANPRLQELSEVMEKNSKARWGNKFGAILIPVFHHKGGNNPLQYLKRAKVMNDKKKHSMEAYFTYKIRDLVMTLLGPKYVCLLYYKLLCNTTFTISNFVGPLEHITLAGHPVSNIKFNTSSLPQAISMHMLSYAGRVEMQLLVAKDIIPDPEFLAKCFQDALLEMKTAAIATNKA, from the exons ATGAGCTTTCAAGTTTCCCGGCAGGAAAAACTTGTCATCATGCATCAATTAGGGGCCGGTTATCATTCCGTTCACGTTAAAAATGCAACATCAATGTTGAAAGAGAGCTTTGTTTGTAGTACAAATAACCGATACAAAGCAAACGGCGAGAAAGTACAGTTTCCGGTCAGTGtcattttgaataattcaaataccCCTTTTTTTTATACTGTAATGACTTCTCGGGGAACTTTTTCCGACGAACCGTTGAGCCCTGCCGGTCGACTTTTTATTGATCCAAAAACTGACGTGGTCATCCATTGCATAGCCATTAGCAAAAACCCCATCGACTTAGACGTAGCAAAGACGGCTCTAAAGTCATCGGTGCTGGTCCAACACCCTAGATTTTGTAGCCTGTTGGTTCGTGACGAAAACGGGTTCGAGCATTGGCGAAGAACCGAGCTCGACATCGACCGGCATTTCATCGTCATCAACAACCGGCTCAATAAACCGGGTAAGTTCGTCGGAGAACACGAAACCCAAGGTTTTGACGATGATGAGggtgatggtgatggtgatggtgaAGTGGCGGTGAATCAGTACGTAGCGGATCTATCGGTGAGCAGTCCGTTGAGTATGGACAAGCCTTTGTGGGAACTACACCTCTTAAAGGCGCACAAGTGTGTCGTTTTCAGGATTCATCATGCTTTAGGGGATGGGTTTTCGTTGATGTCCATGTTGATGGCCGGAAGCGGGAAGGTAGATGTTCCCGCGGTGGTTCCCGCGGCGGTTCCTCCCATTAAGACTGAGGGAATTAAGAGCGGGAAAAGAAGGGATTGGTTCTGGTTGTTAAGTCTTCTCTGGGGGGTTTTTAAGATGGTCCGTTACACTTTGGTGTTTGTGTTGGAGTTTGTGGTGAGGAGCTTGTTTGTGTGCGACATGAAAACAGTGATATCAGGCGGCAACGGCGTCGAACTCTGGCCGAGGAAATTGGCCACCGCTAAATTCTTGCTTGAAGACATGAAGGAGGTTAAAAGGGCTATCCCAAATACA ACCATTAATGATGTTATGCTTGCAATGGTGTCATCTGGGCTATCAAGATACTTAGAACACCGAACACCAAACG CCTTGCATGAGGGCCTTCGTTTGACTGGGGTGGCCATGGTTAATGTAAGAGCAAATCCAAGGTTGCAG GAACTATCAGAAGTAATGGAAAAGAATTCAAAAGCAAGATGGGGAAACAAATTTGGTGCAATTTTGATACCAGTTTTCCATCACAAAGGTGGCAATAACCCTTTACAGTATTTGAAGAGAGCAAAGGTGATGAATGATAAGAAGAAACACTCCATGGAGGCCTATTTCACATACAAAATCAGGGATCTTGTAATGACCCTGCTAGGACCAAAG TATGTTTGTTTGCTTTATTACAAACTCCTTTGCAATACAACCTTCACTATCTCAAACTTCGTTGGCCCTCTAGAGCATATCACACTTGCAGGCCACCCGGTTTCTAACATTAAGTTCAATACATCTAGCCTACCACAG GCAATCTCAATGCACATGTTGAGTTATGCTGGTAGAGTTGAAATGCAACTTCTAGTAGCTAAAGATATCATCCCTGACCCAGAGTTTCTAGCTAAGTGCTTTCAAGATGCCTTACTTGAAATGAAAACGGCAGCAATTGCAACCAATAAAGCATAG
- the LOC105795239 gene encoding wax ester synthase/diacylglycerol acyltransferase 11 isoform X1 has protein sequence MACPGTFSDEPLSPAGRLFLQRKTDVVIHCIARTKNPIDVDGAKATIMSSPMGQHPRFCSLLVRDENGFEHWRKTRLDVDRHVIVVKNRVNEDEEDDEVAVNRYVADLSVSSPLSTDKPLWEVHLLTAHKHVVFRIHHSLGDGISLMSMLMASCRKVSDPDALPMMVPEKTTEKRRDSPWLLGSMWGFLKMAWLTLVFVLEFLLRSLFVSDRKTAVSGGDGVELWPRKLATAKFLLHDMKEVKKAIPDATINDVLFGIVSCGLSRYLDHSTPNALHEGLRMTGVAMVNLRAKPGLQEISKLMKDNSETRWGNRFGVILLPVFYHKSGNDPLEYLKRAKVMVDRKKQSLEAYFSYRIGDLTMTLLGTKYASLINYKLLCNTTFTISNLIGPLEDITLSGNPISSIKVSTSSLPQALTMHMVSYAGKAEMQILVAKDIIPDPEFLAKCFEDALLEMKVAAKEADKA, from the exons ATGGCTTGTCCGGGAACTTTTTCCGACGAACCGTTGAGTCCAGCCGGTCGGCTTTTTCTTCAACGGAAAACGGACGTGGTTATCCACTGTATTGCTCGTACCAAAAACCCCATCGACGTAGACGGTGCAAAAGCGACTATTATGTCTTCGCCGATGGGGCAGCACCCTAGATTTTGTAGCTTACTGGTTCGTGACGAGAATGGATTCGAACACTGGAGAAAAACCCGGCTCGACGTTGACCGACATGTTATCGTTGTTAAAAACCGGGTtaatgaagatgaagaagatgatgaagtaGCAGTGAATCGGTATGTAGCTGATTTATCAGTGAGTAGTCCATTGAGTACGGACAAGCCTTTATGGGAAGTTCATCTTTTAACGGCGCATAAGCACGTTGTGTTTAGGATCCACCATTCTTTAGGTGATGGGATCTCTTTAATGTCCATGTTAATGGCTAGTTGTAGGAAGGTGAGTGATCCAGACGCGCTTCCCATGATGGTTCCCGAGAAGACGACCGAGAAAAGACGGGATTCGCCATGGTTGTTGGGTTCCATGTGGGGGTTTTTAAAGATGGCTTGGCTCACTTTGGTATTCGTGTTGGAGTTTTTACTGAGGAGTCTCTTTGTTTCTGACCGGAAAACGGCGGTTTCTGGTGGCGATGGCGTGGAACTCTGGCCAAGGAAACTAGCCACCGCTAAGTTCTTGCTTCATGACATGAAAGAGGTCAAAAAGGCCATTCCCGATGCA ACGATTAATGATGTCCTGTTTGGGATAGTGTCATGTGGACTATCAAGATACTTGGATCACAGCACACCAAATG CCTTGCATGAAGGCCTTCGTATGACAGGTGTAGCTATGGTTAATTTAAGAGCAAAACCAGGGTTGCAG GAAATATCTAAATTAATGAAGGATAATTCAGAAACAAGATGGGGAAACAGATTTGGGGTAATTTTGTTACCTGTCTTTTATCATAAAAGTGGTAATGATCCTTTGGAATATTTGAAGAGAGCAAAGGTGATGGTCGATAGGAAGAAACAGTCCCTGGAAGCTTACTTTTCTTACAGGATTGGGGATCTTACAATGACCCTGTTAGGAACAAAG TATGCTTCTTTGATTAATTACAAGCTCCTTTGTAATACAACCTTCACTATCTCAAACTTGATTGGCCCTTTAGAGGACATTACACTTTCAGGCAACCCTATCTCTAGCATCAAGGTCTCTACTTCTAGCCTACCACAG GCTCTAACGATGCACATGGTGAGTTATGCCGGTAAAGCCGAAATGCAAATTCTTGTAGCTAAAGATATCATCCCTGACCCAGAGTTTCTAGCTAAATGCTTTGAAGATGCATTACTTGAAATGAAAGTGGCAGCAAAGGAGGCGGACAAAGCATAG
- the LOC105795239 gene encoding wax ester synthase/diacylglycerol acyltransferase 4 isoform X2: protein MACPGTFSDEPLSPAGRLFLQRKTDVVIHCIARTKNPIDVDGAKATIMSSPMGQHPRFCSLLVRDENGFEHWRKTRLDVDRHVIVVKNRVNEDEEDDEVAVNRYVADLSVSSPLSTDKPLWEVHLLTAHKHVVFRIHHSLGDGISLMSMLMASCRKVSDPDALPMMVPEKTTEKRRDSPWLLGSMWGFLKMAWLTLVFVLEFLLRSLFVSDRKTAVSGGDGVELWPRKLATAKFLLHDMKEVKKAIPDATINDVLFGIVSCGLSRYLDHSTPNALHEGLRMTGVAMVNLRAKPGLQEISKLMKDNSETRWGNRFGYASLINYKLLCNTTFTISNLIGPLEDITLSGNPISSIKVSTSSLPQALTMHMVSYAGKAEMQILVAKDIIPDPEFLAKCFEDALLEMKVAAKEADKA from the exons ATGGCTTGTCCGGGAACTTTTTCCGACGAACCGTTGAGTCCAGCCGGTCGGCTTTTTCTTCAACGGAAAACGGACGTGGTTATCCACTGTATTGCTCGTACCAAAAACCCCATCGACGTAGACGGTGCAAAAGCGACTATTATGTCTTCGCCGATGGGGCAGCACCCTAGATTTTGTAGCTTACTGGTTCGTGACGAGAATGGATTCGAACACTGGAGAAAAACCCGGCTCGACGTTGACCGACATGTTATCGTTGTTAAAAACCGGGTtaatgaagatgaagaagatgatgaagtaGCAGTGAATCGGTATGTAGCTGATTTATCAGTGAGTAGTCCATTGAGTACGGACAAGCCTTTATGGGAAGTTCATCTTTTAACGGCGCATAAGCACGTTGTGTTTAGGATCCACCATTCTTTAGGTGATGGGATCTCTTTAATGTCCATGTTAATGGCTAGTTGTAGGAAGGTGAGTGATCCAGACGCGCTTCCCATGATGGTTCCCGAGAAGACGACCGAGAAAAGACGGGATTCGCCATGGTTGTTGGGTTCCATGTGGGGGTTTTTAAAGATGGCTTGGCTCACTTTGGTATTCGTGTTGGAGTTTTTACTGAGGAGTCTCTTTGTTTCTGACCGGAAAACGGCGGTTTCTGGTGGCGATGGCGTGGAACTCTGGCCAAGGAAACTAGCCACCGCTAAGTTCTTGCTTCATGACATGAAAGAGGTCAAAAAGGCCATTCCCGATGCA ACGATTAATGATGTCCTGTTTGGGATAGTGTCATGTGGACTATCAAGATACTTGGATCACAGCACACCAAATG CCTTGCATGAAGGCCTTCGTATGACAGGTGTAGCTATGGTTAATTTAAGAGCAAAACCAGGGTTGCAG GAAATATCTAAATTAATGAAGGATAATTCAGAAACAAGATGGGGAAACAGATTTGGG TATGCTTCTTTGATTAATTACAAGCTCCTTTGTAATACAACCTTCACTATCTCAAACTTGATTGGCCCTTTAGAGGACATTACACTTTCAGGCAACCCTATCTCTAGCATCAAGGTCTCTACTTCTAGCCTACCACAG GCTCTAACGATGCACATGGTGAGTTATGCCGGTAAAGCCGAAATGCAAATTCTTGTAGCTAAAGATATCATCCCTGACCCAGAGTTTCTAGCTAAATGCTTTGAAGATGCATTACTTGAAATGAAAGTGGCAGCAAAGGAGGCGGACAAAGCATAG
- the LOC105795241 gene encoding caffeoyl-CoA O-methyltransferase 2-like yields NLLLKLINAKNTMEIGVYTGYSLLATALALPHDGKILAMDINRENYELGLPVIQKAGVAHKIEFKESPAMPVLDELLQDEKNHGSYDFIFVDADKDNYLNYHRRLIELVKVDKRSIELAKVGGLIGYDNTLWNGSVVAPADAPLRKFVRYYRDFVMELNKALAVDPRIEICMLPVGDGITLCRRLK; encoded by the exons AACTTGTTGCTTAAGTTGATCAATGCCAAGAACACCATGGAAATTGGTGTTTACACTGGCTATTCTCTTTTAGCCACTGCCCTTGCTCTCCCTCATGATGGAAAG ATCTTGGCCATGGATATTAATAGAGAAAACTATGAGTTGGGTCTACCTGTTATCCAAAAAGCTGGTGTTGCACACAAAATCGAGTTCAAAGAAAGCCCTGCAATGCCGGTTCTTGATGAACTACTCCAAgat GAAAAGAATCATGGGTCGTATGATTTTATCTTTGTGGATGCTGATAAAGACAATTACTTGAACTACCACAGGAGGTTGATCGAACTGGTCAAAGTGGACAAGAGGTCGATCGAACTGGCCAAAGTGGGTGGCTTGATCGGCTACGACAACACGCTGTGGAATGGGTCGGTGGTGGCGCCGGCGGATGCTCCGCTCCGGAAGTTCGTCAGGTATTATAGAGATTTTGTTATGGAACTCAACAAGGCTCTTGCTGTTGACCCCAGGATTGAGATCTGTATGCTTCCTGTCGGCGATGGAATCACCCTCTGCCGTCGGCTCAAATGA
- the LOC105795240 gene encoding 40S ribosomal protein S16, whose product MAEKAIESVQCFGRKKTAVAVTHCKRGRGLIKINGCPIELVEPEILRFKAVEPILLLGRQRFAGVDMRIRVKGGGHTSQIYAIRQSIAKALVAFYQKYVDEQSKKEIKDILVGYDRTLLVADPRRCEPKKFGGRGARARFQKSYR is encoded by the coding sequence ATGGCGGAGAAAGCAATCGAGTCGGTTCAATGCTTTGGCCGGAAGAAGACGGCGGTAGCCGTAACACACTGCAAGAGAGGCCGTGGTTTGATCAAGATCAATGGTTGTCCCATTGAGCTTGTCGAGCCCGAGATCCTCCGTTTCAAGGCCGTCGAGCCAATCCTTCTCCTCGGCCGTCAGCGTTTTGCCGGCGTTGACATGAGGATCCGAGTCAAAGGTGGAGGTCACACTTCTCAGATCTACGCTATCCGTCAAAGCATCGCTAAAGCCCTTGTCGCTTTTTACCAGAAGTACGTTGATGAGCAGAGCAAGAAGGAGATTAAGGATATTTTGGTCGGGTACGATAGGACTTTGCTGGTCGCTGATCCCAGGAGGTGCGAGCCTAAGAAGTTTGGTGGAAGAGGTGCCAGGGCAAGGTTCCAGAAGAGTTACCGTTGA